From the genome of Proteus vulgaris, one region includes:
- a CDS encoding ATP-grasp domain-containing protein, producing MNNTIWFMEGLSSQRDIIQSVKDFAKQQHQEIFVLASHRHTRNEILSLADGAFYEPIEETLRLKFIADVVKQHQVRAIHTGRNGAWFELHRKEIESLGVKLTTGATELGQLQLADNKVAFAQAMEQCGLPVVPSIYIDSIDELEKQIKNLPFGEIPLCIKPVKGIYGMGFWRFDNQVSPMALFNHPENRQVNPQQYVDALKSVEHFEPLVLMPYLPGPEYSVDMVVEQGNVIAAVARRKEGAIQHLEISGEAYELGKACATAMKADGLVNVQTRNDHQGHPLLLEINMRPSGGIGYTQHCGINLAGIFALRQMGLMSIEEAQAQNNYFTPTKIRSITDSIVFNSTLTNVISTDNN from the coding sequence ATGAACAATACGATTTGGTTTATGGAAGGTTTATCATCACAACGCGATATTATTCAAAGTGTTAAAGACTTTGCAAAACAGCAGCACCAAGAAATTTTTGTGCTCGCATCTCATCGCCATACACGAAATGAGATTTTATCGCTTGCTGATGGGGCTTTTTATGAACCTATTGAAGAGACATTACGCTTAAAATTTATCGCTGATGTTGTAAAACAACATCAAGTGAGAGCCATTCATACTGGGCGCAATGGTGCATGGTTTGAATTACACCGCAAAGAAATTGAGTCATTAGGGGTAAAATTAACCACAGGTGCAACTGAGCTCGGACAGCTTCAATTAGCTGATAATAAAGTCGCTTTTGCACAAGCTATGGAACAATGCGGTCTTCCTGTTGTACCTTCCATTTATATTGACTCAATCGATGAATTAGAAAAACAAATAAAAAATCTACCTTTTGGTGAGATCCCTTTATGCATTAAGCCAGTAAAAGGCATTTATGGAATGGGTTTTTGGCGCTTTGATAATCAGGTTTCGCCGATGGCGCTGTTTAACCACCCAGAAAATCGCCAAGTTAATCCACAACAATATGTTGATGCATTAAAATCGGTTGAACACTTTGAGCCATTAGTGCTCATGCCTTATTTACCCGGCCCTGAATACTCTGTTGATATGGTTGTTGAGCAAGGCAATGTTATTGCTGCTGTTGCTCGACGCAAAGAAGGTGCAATACAACATTTAGAAATTTCAGGTGAAGCCTATGAATTAGGCAAAGCGTGTGCCACAGCGATGAAAGCAGATGGTCTTGTGAATGTGCAAACTCGAAATGATCATCAAGGCCATCCATTATTACTTGAAATTAATATGCGCCCTTCCGGTGGCATCGGTTATACCCAACACTGCGGCATTAACCTTGCTGGTATTTTTGCTTTACGCCAAATGGGATTGATGAGTATTGAAGAGGCTCAAGCTCAAAATAACTATTTTACACCGACAAAAATACGCTCAATCACCGATTCTATTGTTTTCAATTCAACGTTAACAAACGTAATAAGTACGGATAATAATTAA
- a CDS encoding cysteine protease StiP family protein, protein MMDHKPFSGSYVSGDVDFLLQPVNIEMTPVELKEELIQSGKRHYSDMLSQEPEPTTWHLDLFEKALETGATRLATEVIMLAKSLIERFGDTPIILTSLVRAGVPLGVMLQQTLRKMGKTSYHYGISIIRDRGIDSEALSWIEQHHGTEGIVFVDGWTGKGAITGELIRSLTGREGYPPQPRLVVLADPCGCAWLSASDEDWLIPFGIMGAPVSGLISRSIWTEKGFHGFVDCQHLKQYECSRYLVDIVGKVVDRLIDNDIPHATFKEQQSDLKKLSENVVSSLAKKYDISNINRIKPGIAEATRAVLRRVPDHVLVREITDPDVALLVYLAQEKNIAVIEAGQALGQYRAVTIIKKVK, encoded by the coding sequence ATGATGGATCATAAACCGTTTTCAGGATCTTATGTATCAGGTGATGTCGATTTTCTACTTCAACCCGTCAATATTGAAATGACGCCGGTTGAGTTAAAGGAAGAGCTAATACAATCAGGTAAACGTCACTATTCTGACATGCTAAGCCAAGAGCCAGAACCCACAACATGGCATCTTGATCTCTTTGAAAAAGCGCTAGAAACCGGTGCGACGCGCTTAGCAACTGAAGTGATTATGTTGGCAAAATCCCTTATTGAACGCTTTGGTGATACCCCGATTATTCTAACAAGCCTTGTACGTGCAGGTGTTCCTTTAGGCGTAATGTTGCAACAAACATTGCGCAAAATGGGAAAAACCTCTTATCACTATGGAATAAGCATTATTCGAGATAGAGGCATTGATAGCGAAGCGCTTTCATGGATTGAACAACATCACGGTACAGAAGGAATTGTTTTTGTTGATGGTTGGACGGGAAAAGGCGCTATTACAGGTGAGTTAATTCGCTCATTAACCGGACGCGAAGGCTATCCCCCACAACCACGTCTTGTCGTCCTTGCAGATCCTTGTGGTTGCGCATGGCTAAGTGCCAGTGATGAAGATTGGCTTATCCCCTTTGGGATCATGGGCGCCCCCGTTTCAGGATTAATTTCACGTTCAATTTGGACAGAAAAAGGTTTTCATGGTTTTGTCGATTGCCAACATTTAAAACAATATGAATGCAGTCGATACCTTGTTGATATTGTAGGAAAAGTCGTTGATCGCTTGATTGATAACGATATTCCACATGCCACATTTAAAGAACAACAATCAGACTTAAAAAAGCTAAGCGAAAACGTCGTTAGTTCACTTGCAAAAAAATATGATATTTCAAATATCAATCGTATAAAACCCGGTATTGCTGAAGCCACACGCGCTGTTTTACGCCGTGTACCTGACCATGTTCTTGTGAGAGAGATAACTGATCCTGATGTGGCATTACTGGTTTATCTTGCGCAAGAAAAAAATATTGCTGTTATTGAAGCAGGGCAAGCGCTTGGTCAATATCGTGCAGTGACTATCATTAAAAAGGTGAAATAA
- a CDS encoding phosphoribosyltransferase domain-containing protein — protein sequence MSDSLVYRRQLSCGTLSVTPNCPIELLDELFDIAERRNPKRAFLFVSKVLGRHIPVSPQKMRETYQRLAKQFPPSLEGPILFIGMAETAVGLGAGIFDEVRSRYQQAIYLTSTRHPVDNGELLCEFKENHSHATDHLLYLPKTAEQRQWVQQAKTVVLIDDEATTGNTFINLLSALREEGGLTHIEHVIAVTLTDWSGESIAERAPLPIKTLSLVQGEWQWDADPNAPLPIMPNVNITASGQVAITGKQSWGRLGMTTPANDLGLTIKVSVDEKILVLGSGEFVWEPFLLAERLEKQGAIVKYSSTTRSPISTNFAIQSAITFTDNYGLGIPNFVYNVAHQQFDRILLCCETPIDSIDNQLMEALNKVAPIVEVISYD from the coding sequence ATGAGTGACTCTTTAGTTTATCGTCGCCAGCTTAGTTGTGGCACATTGAGCGTGACGCCAAATTGCCCTATTGAGTTACTTGATGAATTATTTGATATTGCAGAAAGACGCAATCCTAAGCGTGCATTTTTATTTGTCAGTAAGGTATTAGGCCGTCATATTCCTGTTTCACCCCAAAAAATGCGTGAAACCTACCAAAGACTTGCCAAACAATTTCCTCCTTCACTTGAAGGCCCTATTTTGTTTATTGGTATGGCGGAAACCGCCGTAGGTTTAGGCGCTGGTATTTTTGATGAGGTAAGAAGTCGCTATCAACAAGCGATTTATTTAACCTCAACACGTCACCCTGTTGATAATGGTGAACTGCTGTGTGAATTTAAAGAAAATCACAGCCACGCGACCGATCACTTACTCTATTTGCCAAAAACAGCAGAGCAACGTCAGTGGGTACAACAAGCAAAAACCGTTGTATTAATTGATGATGAAGCCACTACGGGCAATACCTTTATTAACCTACTTTCAGCACTACGTGAAGAAGGTGGATTAACACATATTGAACACGTTATTGCTGTCACATTGACGGATTGGAGTGGTGAATCTATCGCTGAACGCGCCCCATTACCGATTAAGACTCTCTCTTTAGTTCAAGGTGAATGGCAATGGGATGCTGATCCTAATGCCCCCCTACCTATTATGCCTAATGTCAATATTACGGCATCAGGTCAAGTTGCGATTACAGGCAAACAAAGCTGGGGACGATTAGGGATGACAACGCCTGCAAATGATCTTGGTTTAACTATCAAAGTATCAGTTGATGAAAAAATTCTTGTATTAGGGTCGGGAGAATTTGTCTGGGAACCATTCTTATTGGCCGAACGTCTTGAAAAACAAGGTGCTATTGTAAAATATAGCTCGACAACACGTTCACCGATTTCAACCAATTTTGCTATTCAGTCAGCCATTACTTTTACTGATAATTATGGTTTAGGCATTCCTAATTTTGTCTATAACGTGGCACACCAACAATTTGATCGTATTTTACTTTGTTGTGAAACCCCGATTGACAGTATTGATAACCAACTGATGGAAGCCCTTAATAAAGTTGCACCAATTGTTGAGGTAATTAGTTATGACTAA
- a CDS encoding tellurium resistance protein TerW, with protein sequence MQLSTRQVRVFTLATLLSSGKKVPTIKIISALECSEPTLTRVLKEIRDSYDAEIKYSKASRAYQMTERGQLDNKTLRRMREALSASEDLRHNGMTSRVYLDKDKKKSVSLSLKMSALRKIDRLSYLNNSTRSEAVELLVDHYIENLIQSTLTELAEKEKDKK encoded by the coding sequence ATGCAATTAAGCACTCGTCAGGTCAGAGTCTTTACACTGGCAACCCTTTTAAGCTCGGGAAAAAAGGTTCCAACCATTAAGATTATTTCTGCTCTTGAATGCTCAGAGCCAACGTTAACTCGCGTTTTAAAAGAGATAAGAGATTCTTATGACGCTGAAATAAAGTACAGTAAAGCGTCTCGAGCTTATCAAATGACTGAACGTGGTCAACTTGATAATAAAACCTTACGTCGTATGCGTGAGGCATTATCAGCCAGTGAAGATCTTCGTCATAATGGAATGACAAGCCGAGTTTATCTTGATAAAGATAAGAAGAAATCGGTTTCACTTTCATTAAAAATGTCAGCATTACGCAAAATTGACAGATTATCTTATTTAAATAATTCCACACGCAGTGAAGCGGTTGAATTATTGGTTGACCATTATATTGAAAATTTAATTCAATCAACACTTACTGAATTAGCTGAAAAAGAAAAAGACAAAAAATAG
- a CDS encoding TerD family protein, with product MVSLSKNQTVSLSKQAPTLSHLMFGLGWDPIKKKGLLGGLFGGGGSIDLDASCVLLDANGNQIDTIWFRKLKSSCQSVVHSGDNLTGDGDGDDETIFVDLDRLPTNVEYLVFTVNSFRGQTFNEVENAFCRVVDKTTNKELVRYTLTEQGTHTGIVIASMQRNHGQWDFTAFGAPCKGRVINDMMPDIVATVVR from the coding sequence ATGGTTTCATTAAGCAAGAATCAAACAGTTTCTCTCAGTAAACAAGCACCTACACTGAGCCATTTAATGTTTGGTTTGGGCTGGGATCCGATTAAGAAAAAAGGATTATTAGGCGGTCTTTTTGGTGGTGGTGGTTCTATTGATTTAGATGCAAGTTGCGTTTTACTTGACGCAAATGGCAATCAAATCGATACCATTTGGTTTCGCAAATTAAAATCAAGTTGTCAGTCAGTGGTTCACTCTGGTGATAACTTAACTGGAGACGGTGACGGCGATGATGAAACTATTTTCGTTGATTTAGACCGTTTACCAACAAATGTTGAATACTTGGTCTTCACTGTAAATAGTTTCCGAGGACAAACATTTAATGAAGTTGAAAACGCATTCTGTCGAGTTGTTGATAAAACAACTAATAAAGAGTTAGTGCGTTATACCTTAACAGAGCAAGGCACTCATACTGGTATTGTGATTGCGTCGATGCAACGTAATCATGGTCAATGGGATTTCACCGCGTTTGGTGCACCTTGCAAAGGCCGTGTTATCAACGACATGATGCCTGATATTGTGGCGACGGTGGTGCGATAA
- a CDS encoding vWA domain-containing protein yields MRRLPVYLLLDTSGSMYGEPIEAVKNGVEMLLSTLRQDPYALETAYISIITFNSTAQQIVPLTDLINFNVPDLVASGTTALGEALTLVSDRIENEVQKTTAETKGDWRPLVFVMTDGAPTDDWKKGVEKFKAARTGVVIACAAGQSAQTDVLKNITEIVLRLDTADSNTIKSFFKWVSASISVGSQKVDLTKKDISDLDDLPPPPPEVNVVL; encoded by the coding sequence ATGAGAAGATTGCCAGTTTACCTTTTACTTGATACATCGGGTTCTATGTATGGCGAACCTATTGAAGCAGTAAAGAATGGCGTTGAAATGCTCTTATCAACATTACGCCAAGATCCTTACGCATTAGAAACCGCCTATATTTCTATCATCACCTTTAATTCAACCGCACAACAAATTGTTCCACTCACTGATTTAATTAACTTTAACGTACCTGACTTAGTAGCAAGTGGAACAACGGCATTAGGTGAGGCGCTCACATTAGTTTCTGATCGTATTGAAAACGAAGTACAAAAAACAACCGCTGAAACTAAAGGTGATTGGCGTCCGCTTGTTTTTGTAATGACTGATGGCGCACCAACTGACGATTGGAAAAAAGGCGTTGAGAAATTTAAAGCAGCCCGTACTGGTGTTGTGATTGCTTGCGCAGCAGGACAATCAGCACAAACGGATGTGCTCAAAAATATTACTGAGATTGTATTACGGCTAGATACGGCGGATTCTAACACCATAAAATCATTCTTTAAGTGGGTTTCAGCCAGTATTTCTGTCGGTAGCCAAAAAGTCGATTTAACCAAAAAAGATATTAGTGATCTTGATGACTTACCACCACCTCCTCCTGAGGTTAACGTTGTACTTTAA
- a CDS encoding TerD family protein, with the protein MSVSLKKGQGISLKKNEYDLSSVTIGLGWDINEEKRGFLGGLFGKKSEEYDLDVIAFLCGENGKVNDLGKIEGGQPSLVNGDIIFFNSLKHKSGQIWLTGDNRTGAGDGDDEQIIAKLNTLDPKFTKIVFIVQIYNGRELQQHFGKVQNAFIRAVDAKNVEMARFDLSGGEAFNNQRSMLFAELVREENGWKLNAIGEPSSSDSFVSYLKDFT; encoded by the coding sequence ATGTCAGTGAGTTTAAAAAAAGGACAAGGTATTAGTTTAAAGAAAAATGAATATGACCTTTCCTCTGTCACTATCGGTTTAGGTTGGGATATCAACGAAGAAAAACGCGGATTCCTTGGTGGGCTTTTTGGCAAAAAAAGCGAAGAATACGATTTAGACGTTATCGCCTTTTTATGTGGTGAAAACGGCAAGGTCAATGATCTGGGTAAAATTGAAGGTGGACAACCTTCTCTTGTTAATGGCGATATTATTTTTTTTAATAGCCTTAAACATAAATCTGGGCAAATCTGGTTAACAGGTGATAACCGTACAGGTGCTGGTGATGGGGATGATGAACAGATCATTGCAAAATTAAATACCCTAGATCCTAAATTTACCAAAATCGTCTTTATTGTTCAGATTTACAATGGGCGTGAGCTACAACAACACTTTGGTAAAGTACAAAATGCCTTTATCCGCGCCGTTGATGCTAAAAATGTAGAAATGGCTCGTTTTGATTTATCAGGAGGCGAAGCCTTCAATAATCAACGCTCAATGTTATTTGCTGAATTAGTCAGAGAAGAAAATGGCTGGAAACTTAACGCTATTGGTGAACCTTCAAGTTCAGATAGTTTTGTTTCTTACTTAAAGGACTTTACCTAA
- a CDS encoding vWA domain-containing protein encodes MRRLPVYLLIDTSGSMRGESIHAVNVGIQTMLNALRQDPYALESVHISIITYDNEAREFIPLTALEDFQFTDITVPSSGGTFTGAALECLIKCVDRDIKRSDGDQKGDWRPLVFLMTDGTPSDAYAYGEAIKEVKKRSFGSIIACAVGPKAKHDHLKELTSQVVALETLDSNAFSGFFKWVSASVASGSSSAGINTDKDTLPPPPPEIQLVL; translated from the coding sequence ATGAGAAGACTTCCTGTTTACCTACTTATTGACACATCAGGATCAATGAGAGGTGAATCTATTCATGCCGTTAACGTAGGAATACAAACAATGCTAAATGCATTGAGACAAGATCCCTACGCATTAGAAAGCGTACATATCTCAATTATCACTTATGATAATGAAGCACGTGAATTTATTCCTTTAACGGCATTAGAAGATTTCCAATTCACTGATATCACCGTTCCTAGCTCTGGTGGCACATTTACTGGTGCAGCTCTTGAATGTTTAATCAAGTGTGTTGATCGTGATATTAAACGCTCTGATGGTGATCAAAAAGGTGACTGGCGCCCACTGGTCTTCTTAATGACAGATGGCACCCCTTCTGATGCTTACGCCTATGGTGAAGCCATTAAAGAAGTGAAAAAACGCTCATTTGGTTCGATCATCGCCTGTGCAGTTGGTCCAAAAGCCAAACATGACCACCTTAAAGAGCTTACATCTCAAGTGGTGGCATTAGAAACATTAGACTCTAACGCCTTCTCAGGCTTTTTCAAATGGGTTTCTGCTAGTGTCGCATCTGGCAGTTCCAGTGCGGGCATTAACACCGATAAAGACACATTACCACCACCACCGCCTGAAATTCAGTTAGTACTGTGA
- a CDS encoding PP2C family serine/threonine-protein phosphatase, with protein sequence MDKKALLTKLIIDDTLTSQRIAVHEELIIALYEDTEIAQHIDFIIDKIKAKTAEKITPQDNVQPILLLLPPARNLASDETSLPKESPLKPGQIPTHSSPMPIEKPTIHRPTAKITLSNAKVGSEFNSSINIELDTLDTAQIESVNFPEALGITFDAESCGLVGTPTKSGNFTLVVHWSVNAICYHNDVLLIINPDPRSLWQINEPPANSPYPKAHIDSKLILKDGIRIAGASRRGRSHEHAGTFRDDDFYIHHDSQSQWNILIVADGAGSARYSREGSRIVTKVVSEYLQEQLNIEKNPALAPYLNTIHQWDDENEKRQVGNFFSKLFHNASQLAINHLKNEAIRINEPVKSFSTTLLATVTLRINDELFAAAFWMGDGAIAAYGPAGKVRVLGIPDSGEYAGQTRFLDDNALNDIEFNRRIIIGKWSEISHLILMTDGVSDPKFETDNGLQDPNKWAALIDEISPCLASPETADQTLAEWLNFFSAGNHDDRTLVVAW encoded by the coding sequence ATGGATAAAAAAGCCCTACTCACAAAACTGATTATTGATGATACGCTAACTTCGCAACGCATTGCGGTACATGAAGAGCTGATTATTGCGTTATATGAAGATACAGAAATCGCTCAACATATTGATTTTATTATTGATAAAATTAAAGCAAAAACAGCAGAAAAAATAACACCACAAGACAACGTACAACCTATTCTTCTGTTATTGCCACCAGCGCGCAATTTAGCCTCTGACGAAACATCATTACCAAAAGAAAGCCCATTAAAACCAGGGCAAATTCCTACACACTCATCACCAATGCCAATAGAGAAACCGACTATTCACCGCCCTACGGCCAAAATCACCCTTTCTAATGCCAAAGTCGGTAGCGAATTTAATTCTTCTATTAATATTGAATTAGATACGCTTGATACTGCACAAATTGAGTCTGTGAATTTTCCGGAAGCTCTCGGCATAACCTTTGATGCCGAAAGTTGTGGTTTAGTCGGCACACCAACAAAAAGTGGCAATTTCACATTGGTTGTCCATTGGTCTGTTAATGCCATTTGCTATCACAATGACGTCTTATTAATCATTAATCCTGATCCTCGTAGCTTATGGCAAATTAACGAACCTCCCGCAAATAGCCCTTATCCTAAAGCACATATTGATAGCAAACTTATTCTTAAAGACGGTATTCGTATTGCAGGAGCAAGTCGTCGTGGTCGCTCTCACGAACATGCAGGTACATTTCGTGATGACGATTTTTATATTCATCACGATAGCCAAAGCCAATGGAATATTTTAATTGTCGCTGACGGTGCAGGTAGTGCTCGCTACTCTCGTGAAGGTTCACGCATTGTCACCAAAGTGGTCAGTGAATACCTTCAAGAACAATTGAACATTGAAAAAAATCCAGCATTAGCCCCTTATCTCAACACCATTCACCAATGGGATGATGAGAATGAGAAAAGGCAGGTAGGCAACTTTTTTTCTAAGCTATTTCACAATGCGTCACAGCTTGCGATTAATCACCTAAAAAATGAAGCCATTCGCATTAATGAACCCGTAAAATCATTTTCAACTACACTGTTGGCAACAGTGACTTTACGCATCAATGATGAGCTATTTGCAGCAGCCTTTTGGATGGGTGATGGTGCAATTGCCGCTTATGGACCCGCTGGAAAAGTCCGCGTTTTAGGTATTCCTGATAGTGGTGAATATGCAGGACAAACCCGTTTTCTTGATGATAATGCGCTTAATGATATCGAATTTAATCGACGCATTATTATTGGTAAATGGAGCGAAATTTCACACCTGATATTAATGACAGATGGTGTGTCTGATCCGAAGTTTGAAACAGATAACGGCTTACAAGATCCCAATAAATGGGCAGCGCTTATTGATGAAATATCGCCTTGTTTAGCCTCACCAGAAACCGCTGATCAAACACTGGCCGAATGGCTAAATTTCTTTTCAGCAGGCAATCACGATGACCGCACTCTGGTTGTGGCGTGGTGA
- a CDS encoding HpcH/HpaI aldolase/citrate lyase family protein, which translates to MIERLSPWNLGATLYMPATRTDIATTIIDQKIEGLRSLIICLEDAVSDADIPVALENLATLLTKLAEHKKNHDCSHWPLLFIRPRHTEMGQWITENLDVSAIDGLVLPKFTQASLPVWWNIIENTHLCMMPTLETEEVFDVIQMTALANHLLTHPCHNRIIALRIGGNDLMNVISLRRNRQLTLYDGPMGYVIKMLVAVFGARQFALTAPVCEHIDDHHIMDKELALDIANGLVGKTAIHPKQIHKIEQALMVSQSDHSDALRILNSTQAVFKSQGAMCEPATHRRWALSILTRAKIYGIIPNQQNNAQRFNAT; encoded by the coding sequence ATGATTGAACGATTATCCCCGTGGAATTTAGGGGCAACGCTTTATATGCCAGCAACTCGAACAGATATTGCGACAACAATTATCGATCAGAAAATTGAAGGGTTACGCTCTTTAATTATCTGTTTAGAAGATGCGGTTAGCGATGCTGATATTCCGGTGGCATTAGAAAATTTGGCTACGTTATTAACTAAGTTGGCAGAGCATAAAAAGAACCATGATTGTAGCCATTGGCCTTTGCTATTTATTCGCCCTCGCCATACGGAAATGGGCCAATGGATCACTGAAAACCTTGATGTCAGTGCTATTGATGGTCTTGTATTGCCTAAATTTACTCAAGCCTCTTTACCAGTTTGGTGGAATATCATTGAGAACACGCATTTATGTATGATGCCAACTCTTGAAACCGAAGAGGTGTTTGATGTTATTCAAATGACAGCGCTTGCAAACCACCTACTGACTCACCCTTGTCATAACAGAATTATCGCGTTACGTATTGGTGGAAATGACTTAATGAATGTGATTTCGCTAAGACGTAATCGCCAGTTAACACTTTATGATGGCCCAATGGGTTATGTCATAAAAATGCTAGTTGCTGTATTTGGTGCTCGTCAGTTTGCTCTCACCGCGCCAGTTTGTGAGCATATTGATGATCACCATATTATGGATAAAGAGCTTGCTCTTGATATTGCTAATGGTCTTGTTGGTAAAACGGCGATACATCCAAAGCAAATTCACAAGATTGAACAAGCCCTCATGGTATCTCAATCCGATCACTCAGATGCTTTGCGTATCTTAAACTCAACGCAAGCCGTCTTTAAATCACAAGGTGCGATGTGTGAACCTGCAACACATCGTCGCTGGGCATTGAGTATTTTAACCAGAGCTAAAATTTATGGCATTATTCCTAACCAACAAAATAATGCTCAACGTTTTAATGCAACATAA
- a CDS encoding TerY-C metal binding domain-containing protein yields MRRLPIFFVLDCSESMIGENLKKMNDGLTTIISDLRRDPHALETAWVSVIAFAGVAKTIVPLTEVVSFYPPQLPLGGGTSLGSALRELTHQIDTQVKKTTIEQKGDWKPVVYLLTDGRPTDDYAQEIKRWKAHYANKVNLIAIGLGLSADLHALSQLTENVLLFTEAQEGDFTRFIKWITMSVVSHSRSVGEETPPLLSKTEQIVRLAKDDVARTYDESCVTFVGRCSHTRSPYLMKYERPPMKASGLDFNLNLNGFNLTGCYTLNEDYFAWSDLSATAYQVNTSELHGTPGCPYCGNATAFAVCQCGKLLCVNGPETVICPWCDNSITFGNNSNQSDFDVTRGKG; encoded by the coding sequence ATGAGAAGGCTACCTATTTTCTTTGTGTTAGATTGCTCAGAATCGATGATAGGTGAAAACCTAAAAAAGATGAATGACGGTCTTACGACTATTATTAGTGATCTCAGGCGAGATCCTCACGCTCTTGAAACTGCTTGGGTTTCTGTCATTGCCTTTGCTGGCGTAGCGAAAACCATTGTTCCACTCACTGAAGTTGTCTCTTTTTATCCCCCTCAGCTTCCTCTTGGTGGTGGCACATCACTAGGCAGTGCGTTACGAGAACTCACTCACCAAATCGATACTCAAGTTAAAAAAACCACGATTGAGCAAAAAGGTGATTGGAAACCTGTTGTTTATCTTCTTACTGACGGTAGACCAACTGATGATTACGCACAAGAGATAAAACGCTGGAAAGCCCACTACGCCAACAAAGTTAACTTAATTGCGATTGGATTAGGCTTAAGTGCTGACTTACACGCGCTATCACAATTAACTGAAAATGTGCTGTTATTTACTGAAGCACAAGAAGGCGATTTCACCCGTTTTATAAAATGGATAACAATGTCTGTGGTTTCTCATAGTCGCAGTGTTGGCGAGGAAACACCTCCACTTTTAAGCAAAACCGAGCAAATTGTTCGCCTTGCCAAAGATGATGTAGCTCGTACCTATGATGAATCTTGTGTCACATTTGTCGGCCGTTGTAGCCACACTCGATCGCCTTATTTAATGAAATATGAACGCCCACCCATGAAAGCCTCTGGACTTGATTTTAATCTAAACCTCAATGGATTTAATTTAACGGGCTGCTACACCTTAAATGAAGATTACTTTGCATGGAGCGATCTCAGCGCTACGGCATATCAAGTAAATACCAGTGAGCTTCATGGCACTCCTGGTTGCCCTTATTGTGGTAATGCCACTGCTTTTGCCGTTTGCCAATGTGGTAAATTACTCTGTGTAAATGGCCCTGAAACCGTTATTTGCCCATGGTGTGATAACAGCATCACCTTTGGAAATAACAGCAATCAATCTGACTTTGATGTCACTCGAGGTAAAGGCTAA